From Phragmites australis chromosome 5, lpPhrAust1.1, whole genome shotgun sequence, a single genomic window includes:
- the LOC133919819 gene encoding protein PHOSPHATE-INDUCED 1-like, which produces MASARSIRAWHNTSHVALVLVAVLLLSSARLSEGARRLMELYKPPASELLRYHNGAVLQGRIPVSIIWYGRFTPSQKAVVTDFIQSLTTTSQEPTPSVSQWWNTIIQLYLSKAQSKNGARPGSAQLALAGQVTDEGCSLGKRLKLSQLPALAARTRPKKGGIALVLTAQDVAVDGFCMSRCGLHGSDARAGTSYVWVGNSATQCPGQCAWPFHQPLYGPQTPALVPPSGDVGVDGMVMNIASMVAGTVTNPFGDGFYQGDKDAPLEAATACPGVYGSGAYPGFAGNLAVDRATGASYNANGAHGRKYLLPALFDPATSTCSTLV; this is translated from the coding sequence ATGGCATCAGCTCGTAGCATTCGTGCTTGGCACAACACAAGCCACGTCGCACTTGTGTTGGTTGCAGTGCTGCTGCTGAGTTCGGCACGTCTTTCCGAGGGGGCCAGGAGGCTGATGGAGCTGTACAAACCGCCGGCCAGCGAGCTCCTCAGGTACCACAACGGCGCCGTGCTGCAAGGCCGCATCCCGGTGTCCATCATCTGGTACGGCCGCTTCACGCCGTCGCAGAAGGCCGTCGTCACCGACTTCATCCAGTCCCTCACCACCACCTCGCAAGAGCCGACCCCGTCCGTGTCGCAGTGGTGGAACACCATCATCCAACTCTACCTGTCCAAGGCGCAGAGCAAGAACGGTGCGCGCCCCGGGAGCGCGCAGTTGGCGCTCGCCGGCCAGGTCACCGACGAAGGGTGCTCACTGGGGAAGCGCCTCAAGCTGTCCCAGCTCCCGGCGCTGGCGGCGAGGACCAGGCCGAAGAAGGGCGGGATCGCGCTGGTGCTCACCGCGCAGGACGTGGCAGTGGACGGGTTCTGCATGAGCCGGTGCGGGCTGCACGGCTCGGACGCCAGGGCCGGGACATCCTACGTCTGGGTCGGCAACTCGGCCACGCAGTGCCCCGGCCAGTGCGCGTGGCCGTTCCACCAGCCCCTGTACGGGCCCCAGACGCCTGCGCTTGTGCCGCCGAGCGGCGACGTCGGCGTGGACGGCATGGTGATGAACATCGCCAGCATGGTCGCGGGCACGGTGACCAACCCGTTTGGGGACGGGTTCTACCAGGGCGACAAGGATGCGCCGCTGGAGGCGGCCACCGCCTGCCCCGGGGTCTACGGCAGCGGCGCGTACCCCGGGTTCGCCGGGAACCTGGCGGTGGACCGCGCGACGGGGGCGAGTTACAATGCCAATGGCGCGCATGGGAGGAAGTACCTGCTTCCCGCGCTGTTCGACCCTGCAACGTCCACTTGTTCTACTTTGGTGTAA